Proteins co-encoded in one Kutzneria chonburiensis genomic window:
- a CDS encoding FcoT family thioesterase, which translates to MKATTSLLDEVLRCYKPHCRYLTSMDLSVDGEVLTGVGQFSIPESCYIDDTGHLNSVEVNICYNQLLYAVIANAVHRGVGEVFSGWTMAEFRRRQLPDILIASFGSTFRRPIDPRSFHGEFIVDRISQRRLRADAAPLVSLATTFRLWDDLGGACDGTARIAIVDGGNRA; encoded by the coding sequence GTGAAGGCCACCACGTCCTTGCTCGACGAGGTGCTGCGGTGCTACAAGCCGCATTGCCGATACCTCACGTCGATGGATCTCAGCGTGGACGGCGAAGTCCTCACGGGCGTCGGCCAGTTCAGCATCCCGGAGTCCTGCTACATCGACGACACCGGCCATCTCAACTCGGTCGAGGTCAACATCTGCTACAACCAGCTGCTGTACGCGGTGATCGCGAACGCCGTGCACCGCGGCGTCGGCGAGGTCTTCAGCGGCTGGACGATGGCGGAGTTCCGGCGCCGGCAGCTGCCGGACATCCTGATCGCGAGCTTCGGCAGCACGTTCCGCCGGCCCATCGATCCGCGGTCGTTCCACGGCGAGTTCATCGTCGATCGGATCTCGCAGCGCCGGTTGCGTGCAGACGCCGCGCCGCTGGTGTCGCTGGCCACCACGTTCCGGCTCTGGGACGACCTGGGCGGCGCGTGCGATGGAACGGCCCGGATCGCGATCGTCGACGGAGGCAACCGTGCCTGA
- the scoE gene encoding TauD/TfdA dioxygenase family protein: MRISPQDGIGVIVENFDSASDDDVAQLKRAVYRDKIVVLKGQDLDPHEFLALGRRLGRPETYYEPIYQHPEVPEVFVSSNVPKDGKQIGVPKTGKFWHSDYQFMPRPFDITLIYPQVIPTRNRGTLFIDLCKAYENLSEELKLAVKGTTATHSVRRYFKIRPTDVYRPISEVIEEVDAKTPPVISPTAQQHPHTDETILYLSEGFTLSITDANGVDRPDMLRELLAATGQLDDTHQHPAIHLQTFEQGDMLVWDNRSLVHRAVHTTAPEPTVSFRVTVYDDVAG; the protein is encoded by the coding sequence ATGCGCATCTCACCGCAGGACGGCATCGGCGTCATCGTGGAGAACTTCGACTCCGCCTCCGATGACGACGTCGCACAGCTCAAGCGGGCCGTGTACCGCGACAAGATCGTCGTGCTCAAGGGCCAGGACCTCGATCCGCACGAATTCCTGGCGCTGGGCAGGAGATTAGGCAGGCCGGAGACGTACTACGAGCCGATCTACCAGCACCCCGAGGTGCCGGAGGTGTTCGTCTCCTCCAACGTCCCCAAGGACGGCAAGCAGATCGGCGTGCCGAAGACCGGCAAGTTCTGGCACTCCGACTACCAGTTCATGCCGCGGCCGTTCGACATCACGCTGATCTACCCACAGGTCATCCCGACCCGCAACCGGGGCACGCTGTTCATCGATCTGTGCAAGGCCTACGAGAACCTCAGCGAGGAGCTGAAGCTCGCGGTCAAGGGCACGACGGCGACACACAGCGTGCGGCGCTACTTCAAGATCCGGCCGACCGACGTGTACCGGCCGATCTCCGAGGTCATCGAGGAAGTGGACGCCAAGACGCCGCCGGTGATCTCGCCGACCGCGCAGCAGCATCCGCACACCGACGAGACGATCCTCTACCTCAGCGAGGGTTTCACCCTGTCGATCACCGACGCCAACGGCGTCGACCGCCCGGACATGCTGCGCGAACTGCTCGCCGCGACCGGCCAGCTCGACGACACCCACCAGCATCCGGCGATCCACCTCCAGACGTTCGAGCAGGGCGACATGTTGGTGTGGGACAACCGAAGCCTGGTGCACCGGGCCGTGCACACGACCGCACCGGAGCCGACGGTCTCCTTCCGCGTCACCGTCTACGACGACGTGGCCGGCTGA
- a CDS encoding acyl carrier protein has protein sequence MDHARVQTLVAEFIRGVNPDAAEPDGEKTWSELGVDSLSLVDLLFKLERELGVTIADDALPEITTVGGLMAHVAS, from the coding sequence ATGGACCATGCCCGGGTGCAGACCCTGGTCGCCGAGTTCATCAGAGGCGTCAACCCGGACGCCGCCGAGCCGGACGGGGAAAAGACCTGGTCGGAGCTGGGCGTCGACTCGCTGAGCCTGGTCGACCTGCTGTTCAAGCTGGAACGGGAGCTCGGAGTGACCATTGCGGACGACGCGCTGCCGGAGATCACCACCGTCGGCGGACTCATGGCCCACGTGGCCTCCTGA
- a CDS encoding beta-ketoacyl-ACP synthase III, which yields MRELVSVEHAGGGLTTRSVGEQRVAVVAGIAGHVPEQVLTNGDLITRFDTSDEWIRSRTGIGERRVARPGEATSDLAVQAGSAALASVAAIEPIDLVILATSTPDHPCPATAPAVAARLGLKGVAAFDVGAVCSGFVYGLAVAQGMIAGGVVKSALLIGADVFSTILNPADRSTNAVFGDGAGAMVLRAGESDELGAVHAIDLGSDGDLADLITVRAGGSREPTAEHGADRWFSMQGQAVYRHAVLRMTESSRKVLAAKGWRPDDVDRLVAHQANARILATVGAELGVAPNRVYSNISTVGNTVAASIPLALADAHAQGQLAAGDRLLLTAFGGGATWGSVTLTWPHLR from the coding sequence GGGTAGCTGTTGTCGCGGGGATCGCCGGTCATGTGCCCGAGCAAGTCCTTACCAACGGTGACCTCATCACCCGATTCGACACCTCGGACGAGTGGATCCGCAGCCGGACGGGCATCGGGGAACGGCGGGTGGCCCGACCTGGAGAGGCCACCTCGGACCTCGCCGTCCAGGCCGGTTCGGCAGCACTGGCGTCGGTTGCGGCGATCGAACCGATAGACCTGGTCATCCTGGCCACGAGCACGCCGGACCATCCCTGCCCGGCCACCGCGCCGGCCGTGGCGGCAAGGCTGGGACTCAAGGGCGTCGCGGCGTTCGACGTGGGCGCGGTGTGTTCCGGCTTCGTCTACGGATTGGCCGTCGCCCAAGGCATGATCGCCGGCGGTGTGGTGAAGTCGGCGCTGCTCATCGGCGCGGACGTGTTCTCCACCATCCTCAACCCCGCCGACCGAAGCACGAACGCGGTCTTCGGTGACGGGGCGGGAGCAATGGTGCTGCGCGCCGGGGAATCCGATGAGCTCGGGGCCGTGCACGCGATCGATCTGGGCAGCGATGGCGACCTCGCGGACCTGATCACGGTACGGGCCGGGGGCTCGCGGGAGCCCACGGCCGAACATGGGGCGGACCGCTGGTTCTCCATGCAGGGCCAGGCGGTCTACCGGCACGCGGTGCTGCGGATGACCGAGTCGTCACGAAAAGTGTTGGCGGCCAAGGGATGGCGGCCCGACGACGTCGACCGGCTCGTCGCCCACCAAGCCAACGCCCGCATCCTGGCGACCGTCGGCGCTGAGCTGGGTGTCGCACCGAACCGCGTCTACAGCAACATCTCCACGGTCGGCAACACCGTCGCGGCGTCGATTCCATTGGCCCTGGCCGACGCGCACGCGCAAGGTCAGCTGGCGGCTGGGGACCGCCTACTGCTGACGGCCTTCGGCGGCGGGGCGACCTGGGGCTCCGTGACGCTGACCTGGCCGCATCTCAGATAG